In Rhopalosiphum padi isolate XX-2018 chromosome 3, ASM2088224v1, whole genome shotgun sequence, the genomic stretch attcataaattataaataataactatagatgaatttgtatttaatacttaatggtaatatattaatattaccgtAACATAtagtaggttaggttaggttatgtataggtaatacggCCTTCTCCTGCTGGAACTCGTTTACTATATAGTTGCATGTTAGGTCCAATAGATAGGCGCCTAAGtcactattatgtatttataccatacctaccaatattatataagtaggtagaACTGACTATTATGCTGATTCATGGCTCTCcacttaaaattctaaataattacctattaattattgaccaacacatttttaatatgatgcTATTTTTGACGGTAGGTATCATTTTCTACGAtcttacattttattgaaaatttggctattttaaaacagttaatttACAACCTATGACATTTTACAGTATTCGATTAAAAGAATATTGCAGGGCAAACTATTATGagcaaattaaatgtatttaggtattatacattatacaacaaaaaatttGGTATATACGAGTATGATATCTAATCAATAAATGCTTTATCTTTGAttgctaaattaattttttcaattttttatactcCATCATAGAGATTAGATGCTCAGCTCATTTATTAAGCAGAGGACGCCatatccgcatgtgttgtctctgtcttactaacgtacatcataacaaattttcgttcagtagaatgcattttgtgacgttagctttaatattagagtaaatttacctattataaaatttaaaggtaaaaatactatctagacaatgacatatgcttttaatgatattattattttaacgggagttaaaactatgtaaaatataacaactttaaaatgttcataactcactttaaaaggAATTATGGTTACCTATACAACTTACAAAATATCTACCTATACAAAACTCTTGGATTTAATTTAGGACCTTAATACATTTGATGATGCTTCATTCGTCATTCCaatgtaattattatggtaaaaatacaaattatacctaAACTCTTGTACCTatgtgtaattactaattatattacattaaaattataatgttgacTAGCTTTtctgttttaactttttttatagttgacatttttaaagtaattgcAGGATatcttactataatttattgtaatatcgaattgtatttatcataaaataatacaaattattgttattgtgggTACCTAAAAtgtctatttataaaattaaaaattaaaattgataaaaaagattattacgctattaagtaaatacatatttaaaattatttgatgtaaCATTTCAAAAtggtatatgttattaaaaaaggtgaaaaaatatgaagaccataaacattttaagccAAAGACACTAAACAAtggctgtatattatattttattatatttagattattttgaattacacGATTAAGTATACGTCATCGTAGTTTAGTGTTTTATGTTAAaggattatttattatgttgctTATCTCTATTCATTGTTTAATgacttagaatattttaaaattgaaatttatctaaaatcacAAAACATCTTAGAACTATTCCCAGTCAAATAGTTTCCATTCAGTTTAATGAAATTTCACGAGGGAAATCTAATTAAGCACTCGTCTGCAGTCTACACTCAGAAAggcaatgttttattattactattattattattattagattctaAGTGAAGTACTGgcgtaataaatgtattggttttaaaatagtttattttgttatattatatatatatatgtgtataatagctGTTATTACCTTTAAGAGtaataaaaatgcttcaattccCAACATTAAGGgctctattatattttagactctatatcatttaaaaatgattaactatataaactagtttatatgaaaaatattattattgttttataaattataaaacaatactaccactatttatatattaaacaatatattgaacaaaataatataatttaaaaattaaattaatattaataacattaaagaaataaataggtaatttatttttattaatattatttaagaggaCGTGTCACCCAAAGCGAAACGTATACAACGTCCAAGAGAATGCGCTGTTAGGTGTTTTCGCGATCCGCAAGCGCGCGGCGTTAAGCCACGCCCACTATTCGCAGTCGACGGCTGCTCGTTCGGGAGCGtcgcttattattatatgaacgttCTTCTGAATACTTATATGTCGCGATGTACTATTTTCTTGATAACCGCGCGCCGCGTACCCaccttctattttttaaattaagttactgCTAGCATTTGtatatacactaaaatataGATCGTAAAAACTGTAATACAATATAGCTTGATTCGTATTTATACCTTTATTACttctaattcaaataaaataaaataaaataataataatcaatatagtaaataaaaataacacaattgaattaatattaaattttcgtgTTTCGTCTATCTCGTTaatctgttattttttaatatattctatttataatacacattgtaGTAAATTTACTAATTGACTAATGGtagacaattaatataaaaaacaaatgtaaataataataatttctagaaAAACATATATTGTTTGTGTGGATGTATTATTTctccatttaaaataattacacctaaaaatataatttgttatatatatgaactatatattttttttatcttgtaaatttttcatgttttgtattatatgtgGAGGCTCAATAATGTCActttttaataatcttttacTATATTGAGGGTCTATAATTTCTCTGAGTAAGCACTCTTCGTAAAatctacaaataaaattgaatgaatattatatacgattcaatgtaaaattaagtacctatgtcCTATGTGTACTGCAATACTTACAATTTGAGATGCGCTTCCATTTTTGAAGCCCAAAATACATCGTCATACCTTATAACTTCAAGATGAGTCCATTTtgatgtgtaaataaaaaaaatacatatttggcGACCAGTGATATGTAATTGCCcttgtatttgataaaaataatggctTTCTTCTTTTAAAgtgtatatattgtttacaacTTTCATATAAGGTagctaaatcaataatataacattttaaaattatatatctatgagtatattatataatacacaacaaCATGTTAAATACTACCTTTTTATCAAAAACCGCTTTTTCTAAACTTTCGTAATTTTTAACAGAATAAGGACATTTAATTTCACAAATCGCATCCTCTCCGATTAGCCCATCTAAAATCAAagtttttgttgaatttatttatttttattaaatatagtatgaaCAAATAATGACaatcaataatcaaaaaaaatataaaaattgttacccGGAGTCGCTGCTAGGTAAGGAACCATTCTGTCGACAAACAATCCACATTTTGctattggttttttaataatttctgtgAGGGATTTTATGGCTATCTGTTCAGTTATTTTACCATATTCGGTTGCGTTGGTAATCACatttccataaattatattatgtaccattaTTTTACATGATGTATGAGGTCGCATCTtacatatttttccaaaattggAGGCTGTCAAACGTTTTCGTCTTTCTTCAAACCACTTTTGGTTATTAGCTTGATTCCTAGTTTCAATTTCCATCAATTTTCTAGATGACTCAGAAAGTGTGAtcgataaaatatgttgtacttttttaatttcaaattcttcATCAGACATACAATCATTGAGTGGTTCTGCAAGTCCATAATTTTCATCCGGGCCTTTTgatgttgaatttttatttttatactttcctTTTGATAAGAAAAGGGCTCGTCtatttcttaaacttttttttttgtcagttgaatatttcataaaacgTTTGGCAACTAGTCCTGttgaataagataaaatataaataacttataaaaacttaaaaatataagttaccaAATAAGTagccaaaattaaattttattaagatttacatttttatttatataatgtatctaaatcatttatgttttttctattgattaattaaaatatattgtatatttaagtacataggtactttataacttgtaaataatttgtatgaactatgaattcaattaatatttattataatttttataaatacctggGCTTtgctttgttatatttttatgaatcataCGAATATATTCACCACCGGAATTGAATGATACTATAGCTGCTTGAACTCTTGTGTTGTAGGATTGTTTTTGGCTGAAATTTAACCTTTTACCGGCTATATATTTGTTGATTATACTGTTGAATtgttcacaataattattatcaatatcgaATAGTAAACTCTTGGCGTTGTCCACTACACGACGAAGAATATGGTCAATTTGATTCATTAGACCACACTTTATTACCTCCGGGACTAAATTTGTTTCACATTGTTTTGGTCCAggacaaaaatattgttcacaCTTTGTATGTTGACCAAAAATATGATAAGGTGCATTCAGTATGTCCTTACGTAATcctaaaatgtaattgaaataattataccaaTTATAGATACGacctaacaatattatatttattttacttttagattCGGAGtggatttttgtttatattttaatttttggatataaattttagaattgtataaaaagaatttattaaatatttttatttattttcaccttCTATTTTTTCATAAAGTGACTGATCTAAATTTTTCCTGTATTTGATAGATTTGGTAATGGCTGTACGAAATCGAATTGTATTtcgaattataaatttacgaaTATAACAGGGGTATGTTGTATTTCTTGTAAGTGCCattaatttttgacaataatttcgTAGAATATGGTTTCtacattcaattttttctaCTAATAGACGTGGACCATACGGAAGTAATTCGTGTAGACGTTTAGTAACACTACTATCACCATCgcctataaatttaaacaaattgaaatttttttgcaAATATATTCGTATTACTTATTTTCTTACCAAtcagtttattgtattttaatccaTGTAAGCTTACGCTACTTAAAAAACCTTCAGAAATAGCATCAGCCTCAATACTAGTTGCGCCTTTCGACCAGTTCATAAAGCATTTATGTTTTTCGGAACTTTTACCCAAATTTTTAGCCCTTTCACAAATCACACAATAACGATTTCGTATAcccacaaacaatattttttttgaccgAAAACCAATAATAGTGGCCTACAacaaatgaaaacaaatatataaagatgttcatatttttttttatcgattatttaaaaaaaaaaatggaaactattgaattataaatactcATTATACCTACTGAcacatagataattattaattacttaaaaatgtaatagtattattaatataaatttaaattaattatttatcttaccGCTCCTGAAAACGCATCATATTTAGTTTTGTAGCTACGCTTGCTCCATTGTCCATCAGCAATCACCGGACACATGGGTGTACCGTCTTCATCGATATCACCTGCTTCTATCGCAAGTCTTTTTTCTTCTATACCGGCTAGTTTCATCGTATCCCATGCAGTAGTTTCAATATTTACACTCAATCTATCGATATATTTTGTGTAAGTGTTTGGACTCATGCATGGTATATCTATGCTTGCCGAAAATTCTGCCAACTGCGTATACCCGATACCAATTGCTACCGTTCCACTTGCGATCGCGGTATTCAatggtaaataatttgattcattACTTTCTGATGTAATAGTCATAATTAAATTGCacgttttacatttaaaagtcCAAACACTTTCAAATCCCTTGCATTTCTCATTAATTAACACCACGTCCATAAATGAGCAATCTAATCCAGGTGTGTGGGtagtt encodes the following:
- the LOC132927873 gene encoding uncharacterized protein LOC132927873, with the translated sequence MSPNTYTKYIDRLSVNIETTAWDTMKLAGIEEKRLAIEAGDIDEDGTPMCPVIADGQWSKRSYKTKYDAFSGAATIIGFRSKKILFVGIRNRYCVICERAKNLGKSSEKHKCFMNWSKGATSIEADAISEGFLSSVSLHGLKYNKLIGDGDSSVTKRLHELLPYGPRLLVEKIECRNHILRNYCQKLMALTRNTTYPCYIRKFIIRNTIRFRTAITKSIKYRKNLDQSLYEKIEGLRKDILNAPYHIFGQHTKCEQYFCPGPKQCETNLVPEVIKCGLMNQIDHILRRVVDNAKSLLFDIDNNYCEQFNSIINKYIAGKRLNFSQKQSYNTRVQAAIVSFNSGGEYIRMIHKNITKQSPGLVAKRFMKYSTDKKKSLRNRRALFLSKGKYKNKNSTSKGPDENYGLAEPLNDCMSDEEFEIKKVQHILSITLSESSRKLMEIETRNQANNQKWFEERRKRLTASNFGKICKMRPHTSCKIMVHNIIYGNVITNATEYGKITEQIAIKSLTEIIKKPIAKCGLFVDRMVPYLAATPDGLIGEDAICEIKCPYSVKNYESLEKAVFDKKLPYMKVVNNIYTLKEESHYFYQIQGQLHITGRQICIFFIYTSKWTHLEVIRYDDVFWASKMEAHLKL